A window from Anser cygnoides isolate HZ-2024a breed goose chromosome 1, Taihu_goose_T2T_genome, whole genome shotgun sequence encodes these proteins:
- the LLPH gene encoding protein LLP homolog, which yields MAKSLRSKWKRKMRAEKRKKNAPKELERLKSLLRVDADAVMEEVKEVAAVLPPAQLRQQQDDCKMDIGNKRNKKTLLDQHGQYPVWMHSRQKKKLRAQRLKEKKKSKLAKGRAR from the exons ATGGCAAAGAGCCTGCGGAGCAAGTGGAAGAGGAAGATGCGGGcggagaagaggaagaagaacgCGCCCAAGGAGCTGGAGAGGCTCAAGAGCCTCCTGCGGGTCGACGCCGACGCCGTGatggaggaggtgaaggaggtGGCGGCCGTGCTGCCCCCCGCCCAGCTccgccagcagcagg atgacTGCAAAATGGACATAGGTAATAAACGAAACAAAAAAACTCTCCTAGACCAGCATGGACAGTACCCGGTATGGATGCATTCcaggcagaaaaagaagcttAGGGCACAGcgcttaaaagagaaaaaaaaatcaaagttggCCAAAGGCCGAGCCCGGTAG
- the TMBIM4 gene encoding protein lifeguard 4 produces the protein MAASEQRYPRNSIEDDFNYGSNVASASVHIRMAFLRKVYSILSIQVLLTTVTSAIFLYSTGVQAFVHERPALLLISVFGSLAIILALTLYRHQHPVNLYLLFGFTLLEALTVAITVSFYDVSIVLQAFILTAAVFLGLTAYTLQSKRDFSKFGAGLFACLWILIFSGFLRLFFYTETIELVFAAAGALLFCAFIIYDTHLLMHKLSPEEYILAAINLYLDIINLFLHLLRSLEAFNKK, from the exons atGGCGGCGTCGGAGCAGCGCTACCCGCGGAACTCCATCGAGGATGACTTCAACTACGGCAGCAACGTGGCCTCGGCCAGCGTCCACATCCGCATGG cttTTCTGCGGAAAGTCTACAGCATTCTTTCCATTCAAGTTCTTTTGACCACAGTCACATCTGCAATTTTTCTGTACTCTACTGGAGTACAGGCATTTGTTCATGAAAG GCCTGCCTTGCTTTTGATATCTGTATTTGGATCTTTGGCTATAATCTTAGCACTGACCCTCTACAGACACCAGCATCCTGTTAATTTATACCTACTTTTTGGATTT ACCCTGCTGGAAGCACTGACAGTTGCTATTACAG TGAGTTTCTATGATGTGTCCATCGTCTTGCAAGCCTTTAttctcactgctgctgtttttcttggaCTGACTGCATATACCTTGCAGTCGAAGAGAGACTTCAGCAAATTCGGAGCAGG gctcttTGCTTGCTTGTGGATTTTAATCTTCTCGGGTTTCTTGAGG CTGTTTTTCTACACTGAGACAATAGAGTTGGTGTTTGCTGCTGCCGGAGCACTTCTCTTCTGTGCATTTATAATTTATGACACTCATTTGCTGATGCACAAATTATCCCCCGAAGAGTACATACTGGCTGCGATCAATCTCTACTTGGACATCATCAATCTGTTCCTACACCTGCTGCGTTCACTGGAggcatttaacaaaaaataa